The Oceanicaulis alexandrii DSM 11625 DNA segment CGCCCGATCAGGACAGCACAGACCATGACAGATCAGACCGCGCTCAGCTTTGACCTTTATTGGTCGTTTCGAAGCCCCTACAGCTATATCGCAGCACAGCGCCTGCTGGCCCTGCGCGATCAATACGGCTTCACGCTCAATGTCCGTATTGTGCGCCCATTGGCGGTGCGCAGCCCTGAGTTCTTCGAAGAACGCGATTCGCGCTGGATCCATTATGTGCTCATTGATGTGGCGCGCGAGGCGGAACGCCTGGGTCTGCCCATCAGCGCGCCTTCGCCCGATCCGATCGCTCAGGATCTAGGCACACTGAAGATCGCCCCTGAACAGCCGCGCATCACCTATCTCAACCGACTGGGCGTTCTGGCCACGCAAACCGGCGACGGGCTGGCGTATATCGCCGCCGCCAGCCGGCGCATCTGGGGCGGCGCAAGCGCGGGCTATGAAACACCCTGGACCGATGACGGCGCGCTGGATGAAGCCGCTCACAAGGCTGGACTGGACCCGGACTGGCTGAATGCCGAAGCGGACGCCCAATCCGACCAGATTGACGCCCAGATCCTCGAAAACGAAGCCAATCAGGATGCGGCGGGTCATTGGGGCGTGCCGCTGATGGTGTTTAACGGCGAACCTTTCTTTGGTCAGGACCGCATCGACGCCCTGCTCTGGCGCATGTCTCAATCCGGGCTCAAGCTTCAATAAGCTAGCTGCCCTGCGCGCCGCCCCATAAACGGCCCTGCCGGGCCTGCTCGGCGCCGCGCATGCGGACCACCCGGCCCTCATGCACCCAGAACTCCAGCCCGCCGAGTTCGGCGCGCGCCGGGTCATCTAACAGCAAGGCTGCACAGCGGCGCTTACGCCAGGCGGAGACGACCCCGTCAAAGACGATCAGATCCGCCTGGTCGCAATCATCCTCTAGCGCCTCGGGATTATCCGTGACGGCGAGCAGCAAGCCTTCCGCGGTGCGCCCCGTGCATCCCAGAGAGTCGCAGGCCAGCGCCGCACGTTCCGGGCGATAGCTCGCTCCGGTGCGTTGCAGGAAGACGCGCGCATCAAACCGGCCCCGCCTGCGGTCACTGACGGTGAAGGCGTCTCCCGCCCCCTCAAACCGCGCCAGCACCACGCCGCCATCCGTAATCATCATCTGCGGCGGCGCCTGCACCATGAAAAGCGCCAAGGCGGCGCAAACCAGCACACCGCCGCCCAGCCGCATCCACCCCAGCCCGATCACCAGACAGGCGAAACCCAGACCGTACAGCGCCAGCAACGCGGGATCTGCGGCGTTGGCGCCCACCACCGCCCCTTCAAGCGTTGACGCCCAATACGCCACGTCCAGAACCCGGCGCAGCCCTTGGTCCATGATCCATAGAAACGGGCCTTCCAGCCCAATCACCGAAAACAGGAGCGCCGCGCCGCCCGCCGGCATCACCCAGAACGTAAAAAGCGGCATGGCCGCCAGATTGGCCAAAAGCCCATAAGCGGCCATGCGCTGGAAATGAAACACCGCAAACGCGCCGGTCGCCGACCCCGCGATCAGGGATGTGGCGCTCAAGCCGGCTATCGCGTCCTTGAGCTTGGCGAGGATCGAGGTTGAGCCGCCGCCCTCGGGACGCCAGCGACGATAAACGTCAAAGCTGGCGATCAACGCCGCAACAGCGGCGAAGCTCATCTGAAACCCCGGTTCGATGACGCTTTCAGGCGTGATGAGGATGATGAAAATGGCGGCCAGCGCCAAAGACCGCATGGAAAAGGCCTGCCGGTCGCACAAGACGCCGACCAGCACCACGAACGCCATGATATAGGCGCGCTGGGTGGACACCGCAGCGCCTGACACCACCAGATAGAGGCTCGCCGCGACCAACGCGCCCAGGGCTGCGGGCTTTCGCGGATCATTCCCGCGCGCCCAAGGCTCCCATGCGGCGAAGATCAGGCGGATCAGCCAATAAGCGCCGCCGGCGAACAAGGCCATGTGGAGCCCGGAAATCGCCAGAATATGGCCCAGACCCGACAGGCGCAGGGCCTCTGCATCCTCAAAGGACACGCGCGCCCGCTCCCCGGTCAGCAAGGCCGCCGCCACGGCGCCGGTGCGCGACCCGGCCCCCGCCTGCAATCGCTCAGACAAGCGCCAGCGAAACCGCGCCAGATCCAGAATTCGCGGTCTGGGCGCGGCGATCTCGGCGGGCTCCAGATCGGAGATCGCGTATCCCGTCA contains these protein-coding regions:
- a CDS encoding ComEC/Rec2 family competence protein, encoding MKSFKFPPTGESPALRQAMLAGLGAPLTVNAPDPYRLILWAPVALAVGSAAYFSWPVEPGGIPVLTGVIITALCGLGWSVRRDVSTLYVWVLLGCICLGFVLAGHRSHALAPPPLERYVSERSAQVTGWIERVERLDGRARLLIRVHELEHAETPPVRVRVRAGLGAFEPGDAIQVRARLSRPSAPVAAGGYDPGRAAWFDQIGLTGYAISDLEPAEIAAPRPRILDLARFRWRLSERLQAGAGSRTGAVAAALLTGERARVSFEDAEALRLSGLGHILAISGLHMALFAGGAYWLIRLIFAAWEPWARGNDPRKPAALGALVAASLYLVVSGAAVSTQRAYIMAFVVLVGVLCDRQAFSMRSLALAAIFIILITPESVIEPGFQMSFAAVAALIASFDVYRRWRPEGGGSTSILAKLKDAIAGLSATSLIAGSATGAFAVFHFQRMAAYGLLANLAAMPLFTFWVMPAGGAALLFSVIGLEGPFLWIMDQGLRRVLDVAYWASTLEGAVVGANAADPALLALYGLGFACLVIGLGWMRLGGGVLVCAALALFMVQAPPQMMITDGGVVLARFEGAGDAFTVSDRRRGRFDARVFLQRTGASYRPERAALACDSLGCTGRTAEGLLLAVTDNPEALEDDCDQADLIVFDGVVSAWRKRRCAALLLDDPARAELGGLEFWVHEGRVVRMRGAEQARQGRLWGGAQGS
- a CDS encoding 2-hydroxychromene-2-carboxylate isomerase, whose product is MTDQTALSFDLYWSFRSPYSYIAAQRLLALRDQYGFTLNVRIVRPLAVRSPEFFEERDSRWIHYVLIDVAREAERLGLPISAPSPDPIAQDLGTLKIAPEQPRITYLNRLGVLATQTGDGLAYIAAASRRIWGGASAGYETPWTDDGALDEAAHKAGLDPDWLNAEADAQSDQIDAQILENEANQDAAGHWGVPLMVFNGEPFFGQDRIDALLWRMSQSGLKLQ